A window of the Eschrichtius robustus isolate mEscRob2 chromosome 5, mEscRob2.pri, whole genome shotgun sequence genome harbors these coding sequences:
- the LOC137764770 gene encoding gamma-crystallin F-like, producing MGKITFYEDRGFQGRHYECSSDHSYLQPCFSRCNSIRVDSGCWMLYEQPNYSGSQYFLRRGDYPDYQHWMGLNDSVRSCRLIPHTSSHRLRIYEREDYRGQMVELTEDCSSLRDRFHFSEIHSLHVLEGWWVLYEMPNYRGRQYLLRPGDYRHYHDWGALDARVGSLRRAVDFY from the exons ATGGGGAAG ATCACCTTCTACGAGGACCGGGGCTTCCAGGGCCGCCACTACGAGTGCAGCAGCGACCACTCCTACCTGCAGCCCTGCTTCAGCCGCTGCAACTCCATCCGGGTGGACAGCGGCTGCTGGATGCTCTACGAGCAGCCCAACTACTCGGGCAGCCAGTACTTCCTGCGGCGCGGCGACTACCCCGACTACCAGCACTGGATGGGCCTCAACGACTCCGTCCGCTCCTGCCGCCTCATCCCCCAC ACCAGCTCCCACCGGCTGAGGATCTACGAGCGGGAGGACTACCGAGGCCAGATGGTGGAGCTCACGGAAGACTGCTCCTCGCTCCGCGACCGCTTCCACTTCAGTGAGATCCACTCCCTCCACGTGCTGGAGGGCTGGTGGGTCCTCTACGAGATGCCCAACTACCGGGGGCGGCAGTACCTACTGAGGCCGGGAGACTACAGGCACTACCACGACTGGGGGGCCCTGGATGCCAGAGTGGGCTCCTTGAGGAGGGCCGTGGATttctattga